The genomic stretch CATGACGGCTTCCTCACCGAACTGATCTTCAACCAGTTCACGCCAGTCGCCGACGCGGGATGCGTCCAGAATTTCGAGCCCCACAAAGGTTCCGTCGGGTTCAAAGTCGGCAACCATGTTGGTCCTGATCGGCACCGAG from Rhodothermales bacterium encodes the following:
- a CDS encoding DUF2283 domain-containing protein, translating into MKYTYDRESDCAYIEYRTPQAEAVNSVPIRTNMVADFEPDGTFVGLEILDASRVGDWRELVEDQFGEEAVMGITKEMFRKVLDKPPSGV